In the genome of Segatella copri, one region contains:
- a CDS encoding outer membrane beta-barrel protein — protein sequence MKTCRLILLLVMALFITAFSKAQSTMDVSKFTRLDNDLTARITKPVRDNDEGKLCALIRVITNLKDIEFRADALGIVKTEQHNGEVWIYVPYGARSLSFAHEGYFPVVYQYEGNIDEGVVYELRLKSYTAAETAAGSSTNTQMFVLSHNPDDASVFVDGVEVKSENGVFAAMMSKGKHTYKVEADKYAPQEGDFEVTNDIVRVDAKLKPLFGQFTLYTLPVEGFDVFLNGKNVGKSPYQSEKMEPGKYQVRLEKNKYYAKDTLITVRKAETTNYTCTLTSFADSLFYNRRLGGRAVSFGVSAGYLMPTVSTSAGGSFVGSPLNYSFADSRENANYKSEQGFTVGLLADIRLYKNFYLMSGVNYTYYKYKNAVNNSLKDYTCRATQSAVYIGNNDFDVEEDYTMHTLEVPLLLSYRFVLTKTGSLHLNAGPFVSYGLKANLKVSGSTNTYGNVYTRIGQDVLMDSPVGTFNNNEQFNSSLDLYSKTMTLKKTVQSGGSLGANNEVEHVFDKSPYNRFNYGLKFGVAYELKGFQLGVNYNLMLSNMANKEYWESTRLPMFNGLTGDNNMSGYKQRINSIEVKLGYVLRY from the coding sequence ATGAAAACATGTAGATTAATTTTGTTGTTGGTGATGGCTCTCTTCATCACCGCTTTTTCTAAGGCTCAATCAACGATGGATGTGAGCAAGTTCACCCGTTTGGATAACGACTTGACGGCGCGTATCACTAAACCTGTGAGAGATAATGATGAGGGTAAGCTTTGTGCGCTGATTCGTGTGATAACCAATTTGAAGGACATCGAGTTTCGTGCTGATGCCTTGGGCATAGTAAAGACGGAGCAGCACAATGGCGAGGTGTGGATTTATGTGCCTTATGGCGCCAGAAGTCTGTCTTTCGCTCATGAGGGTTATTTCCCTGTAGTGTATCAGTATGAGGGAAATATTGACGAAGGTGTGGTTTATGAATTGCGCCTGAAGAGCTATACTGCAGCAGAGACTGCTGCAGGAAGCAGCACCAACACCCAGATGTTTGTTTTGAGCCATAATCCTGATGATGCTTCTGTCTTTGTTGACGGCGTTGAGGTGAAATCAGAGAATGGTGTGTTTGCTGCTATGATGAGCAAGGGTAAGCATACTTACAAGGTTGAGGCAGACAAGTATGCTCCTCAGGAGGGAGATTTTGAGGTTACCAACGATATCGTGCGTGTTGATGCCAAGCTGAAGCCTCTCTTCGGACAGTTCACTCTCTATACTCTTCCTGTAGAAGGATTTGATGTCTTCCTCAATGGAAAGAATGTGGGTAAGTCTCCTTACCAGAGTGAGAAGATGGAACCTGGTAAATATCAGGTGAGACTGGAGAAGAACAAGTATTATGCCAAGGATACGCTTATCACCGTGCGCAAGGCAGAGACTACCAATTATACCTGTACCTTGACTTCGTTTGCCGATAGTCTTTTCTACAATCGCCGTTTGGGTGGTCGTGCAGTTTCCTTTGGCGTTTCTGCGGGTTATCTGATGCCTACGGTGTCTACTTCTGCAGGTGGCAGCTTCGTGGGTAGTCCGTTGAACTATTCTTTTGCTGATTCTCGTGAGAATGCCAACTATAAGTCGGAGCAGGGCTTCACGGTAGGACTCCTGGCAGATATTCGTCTTTATAAGAACTTCTACCTGATGTCGGGTGTGAACTACACCTATTATAAATATAAGAATGCAGTGAATAATTCGCTGAAGGATTATACTTGCCGTGCCACCCAGTCGGCTGTTTATATCGGCAACAACGACTTTGATGTGGAGGAGGATTATACGATGCATACGCTTGAGGTGCCTCTCTTGCTGTCTTACCGTTTCGTGCTGACCAAGACGGGAAGCTTGCATCTCAATGCCGGTCCATTCGTGAGCTATGGCTTGAAGGCCAACTTGAAGGTATCTGGCTCTACCAATACTTATGGTAATGTATATACCCGTATCGGACAGGATGTGCTGATGGATTCGCCTGTTGGTACTTTCAACAACAACGAGCAGTTTAATTCAAGCCTTGATTTGTATAGCAAGACCATGACATTGAAGAAGACGGTTCAAAGCGGCGGAAGCTTAGGTGCCAATAACGAGGTGGAACATGTTTTTGACAAGTCTCCATACAATCGTTTCAACTATGGCTTGAAGTTTGGTGTAGCCTATGAGTTGAAGGGCTTCCAGTTGGGTGTTAATTATAATCTGATGTTGTCTAACATGGCAAACAAGGAATATTGGGAGAGTACCCGTCTTCCTATGTTCAATGGCTTGACAGGTGATAACAATATGAGCGGTTACAAGCAGCGCATCAATTCCATCGAGGTGAAGCTGGGCTACGTTCTGAGATATTAA
- a CDS encoding DUF6078 family protein, with translation MKLNLNDPKFINSLVDYHWMYCFNAECPRAAECIRFITAKFKPADVTSGNAVYPDANLHGPCTNFMRVRQFKATWGFTHLYDQVKHSDVQTIKFRVMDIVGNRTTYYRVHRGEKHLTPEQQEQVKNLFASYGYGEPTYDHYAEEIGFTYE, from the coding sequence ATGAAGTTAAATCTTAATGATCCAAAGTTCATCAACAGTCTGGTGGACTACCATTGGATGTACTGTTTCAATGCCGAATGTCCTCGCGCCGCTGAGTGCATCCGATTCATTACGGCAAAGTTCAAGCCCGCCGATGTTACTTCCGGCAATGCAGTTTATCCCGATGCAAACCTCCACGGACCTTGCACCAACTTTATGCGTGTGCGCCAGTTTAAGGCGACATGGGGCTTCACTCACCTCTACGACCAGGTGAAGCATAGTGATGTGCAGACCATCAAGTTCCGGGTAATGGATATCGTGGGCAACCGTACCACCTATTATCGTGTGCACCGAGGCGAGAAGCATCTTACGCCAGAGCAGCAGGAGCAGGTGAAGAACCTCTTTGCCAGCTATGGTTATGGGGAACCTACCTACGACCATTATGCCGAAGAAATCGGATTCACTTACGAGTAA
- a CDS encoding VapE domain-containing protein: protein MKITITHRNNKNQLLVSTKSLERFLERIVNDDAKNTVANFREYVPWLTNGYDGYKNMASWMHVHPAAEFQKSENGLLKMKQNNGVLLLTFVNIEEDGGVDAVKQKVASLPSTLAAFMGADGISLNVLVKYALAKGSLPDNEVEADRIYKQAFQTFAPLYQILVKATMQMPEPSIYSDFLFTQDASPYYREDALPLVLNEVIHTVEKPVDNLKDAIVDNSEEDVDKDGKELSDNIMRMIGFLCKKYDFRYNSVMKFTEYRPKDKDYWGYQPVDARVQKRMTLEVQLANIRVSIKDVRNYLESDLLSTYNPVEDFLFKCAGKWDGKDYIRALAHTVPTDNPYWEDWFYTWFLAMVNQWRSYSHRKYGNSVAPLLISKQGYNKSTFCRSLVPPELQWGYNDNLVLSEKRQVLQAMCQALLLNLDEFNQISPQVQQGFLKNIIQLPSVKMKPPYGSHVQEFPRMASFIATSNMEDILSDPSGNRRFLGVELTGPIDVSQLPNYEQLYAQALAALQAGEKTYFDAEQTKLIMASNRKFEVISPVDQYFNLYFDLTDDVKLGEYLTAAEIFQELKSHIGSSVKLSNLISFGRKLSQMPSIHRKRFNDGMRYLVVRKS from the coding sequence ATGAAAATTACAATCACACATAGAAATAATAAGAACCAGCTCCTGGTCAGCACCAAGAGTCTGGAACGATTCCTGGAGCGCATCGTGAACGATGATGCCAAGAATACCGTAGCCAACTTCCGTGAATATGTGCCTTGGCTCACCAATGGCTATGACGGGTACAAGAACATGGCAAGCTGGATGCATGTTCACCCTGCTGCCGAATTTCAGAAATCGGAAAACGGACTCCTGAAGATGAAGCAGAATAACGGTGTTCTGCTGCTTACGTTTGTTAATATAGAGGAAGATGGAGGCGTGGATGCCGTCAAGCAGAAAGTGGCTAGTCTGCCTTCCACCCTCGCAGCCTTTATGGGAGCCGACGGCATCAGTCTGAATGTCTTGGTGAAATATGCTTTGGCTAAGGGAAGTCTGCCAGATAATGAGGTGGAGGCTGACAGAATTTATAAGCAGGCATTCCAGACTTTCGCTCCGCTTTATCAGATTCTGGTAAAGGCAACGATGCAGATGCCCGAGCCTTCCATCTACTCTGATTTCCTGTTCACCCAAGATGCTTCGCCCTATTATCGCGAGGATGCGTTGCCTTTGGTGCTGAATGAGGTTATCCACACCGTTGAAAAACCTGTGGATAACTTGAAAGATGCCATTGTGGATAACTCGGAAGAGGATGTGGATAAAGATGGTAAGGAGTTGAGTGATAATATTATGCGTATGATTGGATTTCTGTGCAAAAAGTATGATTTCCGATATAATTCGGTGATGAAATTCACAGAATATCGACCGAAAGATAAGGATTATTGGGGATATCAACCGGTGGATGCCCGTGTGCAGAAGCGCATGACGCTGGAGGTGCAACTTGCCAATATTCGTGTGAGTATCAAGGATGTACGCAATTATCTGGAGTCAGACCTTCTCTCTACCTATAATCCTGTGGAAGACTTCCTTTTCAAGTGCGCAGGCAAGTGGGATGGCAAGGATTATATCCGTGCCCTGGCGCATACGGTGCCTACCGATAATCCTTATTGGGAGGATTGGTTCTACACCTGGTTCCTGGCGATGGTTAACCAGTGGCGTTCCTATAGTCATCGCAAATATGGCAATTCCGTGGCGCCGCTTCTCATCTCCAAGCAGGGTTACAACAAGAGTACTTTCTGCAGATCTCTGGTTCCGCCCGAGTTGCAGTGGGGGTATAATGATAACCTTGTGTTGTCAGAAAAAAGGCAGGTGCTTCAGGCGATGTGCCAGGCGCTGCTTCTCAACCTGGATGAGTTCAATCAGATATCTCCTCAGGTGCAGCAGGGATTTCTGAAAAACATCATCCAGTTGCCGAGTGTGAAGATGAAGCCGCCGTATGGCAGTCATGTGCAGGAGTTTCCGAGAATGGCATCCTTCATCGCCACTAGCAACATGGAGGATATCCTCTCCGACCCATCCGGCAATCGCAGATTCCTGGGTGTGGAACTGACGGGTCCTATCGATGTGAGTCAGCTTCCGAATTATGAACAACTCTATGCGCAGGCATTGGCGGCATTGCAGGCTGGCGAGAAGACCTATTTTGATGCGGAGCAGACCAAGCTGATTATGGCGAGCAACAGAAAGTTTGAGGTGATTTCTCCGGTAGACCAGTATTTCAATCTCTATTTCGACCTGACCGATGATGTCAAACTGGGCGAGTATCTTACGGCAGCCGAGATATTCCAGGAGTTGAAGAGTCATATCGGATCTTCGGTGAAGTTGAGCAATCTCATCAGCTTCGGTCGCAAGCTTTCGCAGATGCCATCCATCCATCGCAAGCGTTTTAATGACGGCATGCGATACCTGGTGGTGCGAAAATCGTGA
- a CDS encoding ATP-binding protein has product MIERKEYMALLEKWRDKKVIKVVTGIRRCGKSSLLRMFREKLLAEGVSENQVLELNFEDLDNEQYLDYKVLYAYFKKHLVKGKMNYLFFDEIQMVDNFQKVIDSLFLLDDVDIYVTGSNAYLLSGEIATLLTGRYVEIKLFPFSFREYLTAQSDDMNLERAYRRYIEDGSFPYILQINHDREMVREYLLGLYNTIVLKDVVSRRKITDVMMLQSVVRFLADNIGNISVIKRISDTMTSLGRKITSHTVENYVSALIDSYIFYSVSRFDTKGKQLLKTGQKLYLADIGLRNVINGTKGGDLGHILENVVYLELARRGGEIYVGKVGDAEIDFVVIKGEYKEYYQVSLSVRDENTMNRELAPLQAIQDHYPKYLLTMDNDPEVLHDGIRQIYVLDWLVEG; this is encoded by the coding sequence ATGATAGAGCGCAAGGAATATATGGCTCTTCTGGAAAAATGGAGAGACAAGAAAGTGATAAAGGTGGTTACTGGCATCAGGCGATGTGGCAAATCTTCTTTGTTGAGGATGTTTCGGGAGAAGCTTCTGGCTGAAGGTGTGTCCGAGAATCAGGTGCTGGAGCTCAATTTCGAGGATTTGGATAATGAACAATACCTTGATTATAAGGTGCTGTATGCTTATTTCAAGAAACATCTCGTGAAAGGCAAGATGAACTATCTTTTCTTTGATGAAATCCAGATGGTGGATAATTTCCAGAAAGTGATAGACAGTTTGTTCTTGCTGGATGATGTAGATATCTACGTAACGGGTTCTAATGCCTATCTTCTTTCTGGAGAGATAGCAACATTGTTAACTGGCAGATATGTGGAAATCAAACTGTTCCCGTTTTCCTTCAGGGAATATCTGACGGCGCAGTCTGATGATATGAATCTGGAAAGGGCATATCGCCGATACATTGAGGACGGATCTTTTCCATATATATTGCAGATTAACCACGACCGTGAGATGGTGCGTGAATACCTTTTGGGATTATACAATACCATTGTGTTGAAGGATGTGGTGAGCCGAAGGAAGATTACGGATGTGATGATGTTGCAGAGTGTGGTTCGTTTCCTGGCGGATAATATCGGCAATATCTCTGTTATCAAGCGTATCAGTGATACGATGACTTCCCTGGGGCGCAAGATTACCTCGCATACAGTAGAGAATTATGTTTCTGCATTGATAGATAGCTATATCTTCTATTCCGTCTCCCGATTTGACACCAAAGGAAAGCAGCTGCTGAAGACAGGCCAGAAACTTTATCTGGCTGATATCGGTTTGCGCAACGTAATCAATGGTACGAAAGGTGGCGATTTGGGACATATCCTGGAAAATGTAGTTTATCTGGAGTTGGCCCGTCGGGGCGGAGAAATCTATGTAGGTAAAGTGGGTGATGCCGAAATAGATTTTGTAGTGATAAAAGGTGAGTACAAGGAGTATTATCAGGTGTCGTTGAGTGTGAGGGATGAGAATACGATGAATCGTGAACTGGCTCCCCTGCAAGCCATTCAGGATCATTATCCTAAATATCTCCTTACGATGGATAATGACCCTGAAGTGCTGCATGATGGTATCAGGCAGATATATGTGCTCGACTGGCTGGTGGAGGGGTAG
- a CDS encoding ATP-binding protein — protein sequence MDIKERRKRIYRKRIPYGMQNFEEMRERDCYYVDKTPFIEDIEGSNMYFFYIRPRRFGKSLTLSMLENYYDINKKDDFETIFGGLYIGKNPTPEHNTYLVIHLNFAEVDSGLDDYKEGLDTHCRLVFEDFCTRYAALLPQGTKEEMKSEQGAIAQLRFLCQKCAEVKQKIYLFIDEYDNFTNMILSSEEHLERYKGQTHGEGYLRRFFNTIKGAANTSLGRIFVTGVSPVTMDDLTSGFNIGTNYSLKPRFNEMTGFTEEEVRDMLSYYAGVLPFNHTVDELIEIMKPWFDNYCFAINSYGKTTMYNSIMVLNFVDNYIENDCNIPDKMVEPNIRIDYSKIRMLIRHDKEFAHDASIIQELVTKGYATGNLVENFPADRINDPDNFLSLLFYFGLVTIDGEYKGSTKFIIPNEVVRDQIYTYLLDTYRENDLTFEQYDKNKLESRLAYDGDFKPYFDYIADCLKRYSSQRDKQKGEAYVHGFTLAMTSQCKFYRPISELDNDGGYADIFLLPLCDIYRSMEDSYIVELKYCKSSTTDEQVKQLFKEASAQICRYADSDIVRESIKTTKLHKLVVIYRGAEMVACEEAEE from the coding sequence ATGGATATAAAAGAAAGAAGAAAGCGAATCTATCGCAAACGCATACCATACGGCATGCAGAATTTTGAGGAAATGAGAGAAAGGGATTGTTACTACGTTGACAAAACTCCTTTTATTGAAGATATAGAAGGATCAAATATGTACTTCTTCTATATACGCCCTCGCCGTTTCGGCAAGAGCCTTACCCTCTCTATGCTCGAAAATTACTACGACATCAATAAAAAAGATGATTTCGAAACCATCTTCGGAGGTCTCTATATCGGCAAGAATCCTACACCTGAGCACAACACCTATCTCGTCATACACCTCAACTTCGCAGAGGTAGATAGCGGACTTGACGACTACAAGGAAGGCCTCGATACTCATTGCCGACTGGTGTTTGAAGATTTCTGTACCCGATACGCCGCCCTGTTGCCACAAGGCACCAAGGAGGAAATGAAATCAGAGCAAGGAGCCATCGCACAGTTAAGATTCCTGTGCCAGAAGTGTGCCGAGGTGAAGCAAAAGATTTACCTCTTTATTGACGAATACGACAACTTCACCAACATGATTCTTTCCAGCGAGGAACACCTCGAAAGATACAAGGGACAGACTCATGGAGAAGGCTATCTGCGCCGGTTCTTCAATACCATCAAGGGGGCTGCAAATACTTCACTGGGCCGTATCTTCGTTACAGGAGTAAGCCCTGTAACGATGGACGACTTAACCAGTGGCTTTAACATCGGCACGAACTATTCCTTAAAACCCCGTTTTAACGAAATGACAGGATTCACTGAGGAAGAGGTAAGGGATATGTTAAGCTATTACGCTGGCGTATTGCCTTTTAACCATACAGTGGATGAACTTATAGAAATCATGAAGCCTTGGTTTGACAACTATTGCTTCGCTATTAACAGCTACGGCAAGACTACCATGTACAACTCTATCATGGTACTCAATTTCGTAGATAACTACATAGAAAACGACTGCAATATTCCAGACAAAATGGTGGAACCCAACATCCGCATCGACTATAGCAAGATACGTATGCTCATCCGCCACGACAAGGAATTTGCCCATGATGCCAGCATCATCCAAGAGTTAGTAACAAAGGGATATGCTACAGGAAATCTCGTAGAGAATTTCCCTGCCGACCGCATCAATGACCCGGATAACTTCCTGAGTCTGCTCTTCTATTTCGGTCTGGTAACGATAGATGGAGAATACAAGGGTTCTACCAAGTTTATCATCCCTAACGAAGTGGTGCGCGACCAGATATACACTTATCTTCTGGATACTTACAGGGAGAACGATCTTACTTTCGAGCAATACGACAAGAACAAGCTGGAGAGCCGTTTGGCATACGATGGCGATTTCAAACCCTATTTTGACTATATCGCCGACTGCCTGAAACGCTATTCCTCTCAGCGAGACAAGCAGAAGGGAGAAGCTTACGTTCACGGTTTCACCCTGGCGATGACCAGCCAATGCAAGTTCTACCGTCCTATCTCGGAATTAGACAATGATGGCGGCTATGCCGACATCTTCCTCTTACCTCTCTGCGACATCTACAGAAGCATGGAAGATTCTTACATCGTGGAACTGAAATACTGCAAATCGAGCACCACGGACGAACAGGTGAAGCAACTCTTCAAGGAAGCCTCAGCCCAGATTTGCCGATATGCCGACAGCGACATCGTAAGGGAATCTATCAAGACCACCAAGCTGCACAAGCTCGTGGTGATTTATAGAGGAGCCGAAATGGTGGCTTGCGAAGAAGCGGAGGAATAA
- a CDS encoding ABC transporter ATP-binding protein, which produces MGATITFKNLTIGYRSKHQLRAIASSICASLQADELTCLIGANGVGKSTLLRTLAGFQPALEGEILLSGKSLSAFSAQELARIIGVVLTSKPDVTQLTVKEVVGIGRSPYTNFWGTLSSSDHQIVDDAIRQVGIPHLASRYIHELSDGERQKVMIAKALAQQTSIIILDEPTAFLDFPSKVETLQMLRRLAHEQHKSILLSTHDVELALQLSDRLWLMEENHLSIGTPRELAANGSLSRFINRDGIRFNEQKMRIEFETFHNSFPNPPAHPH; this is translated from the coding sequence ATGGGAGCTACAATCACATTCAAGAATCTAACGATAGGCTATCGCTCAAAGCACCAGCTCAGAGCGATAGCCTCATCTATCTGTGCCTCACTCCAGGCCGATGAACTCACCTGTCTCATCGGAGCCAACGGAGTGGGTAAATCCACCTTACTCAGAACTTTAGCCGGATTCCAGCCGGCATTGGAAGGCGAAATCCTGCTATCCGGAAAATCTCTCTCGGCTTTTTCTGCCCAGGAACTGGCGAGAATCATCGGAGTGGTTTTAACCTCGAAACCCGATGTAACCCAACTCACAGTAAAAGAAGTAGTTGGCATCGGTCGTTCCCCCTATACCAATTTCTGGGGAACTTTATCATCATCCGACCATCAGATAGTAGATGATGCCATCCGGCAGGTTGGCATCCCCCACCTGGCATCCCGCTATATCCATGAATTAAGCGATGGAGAGCGCCAGAAGGTGATGATAGCCAAAGCCTTGGCTCAGCAAACCAGCATCATCATCCTGGATGAGCCTACCGCCTTCCTCGATTTTCCGAGCAAGGTAGAAACCCTCCAGATGCTCCGCCGCCTGGCACACGAGCAGCACAAGTCCATCCTGTTATCTACCCATGATGTAGAGCTGGCCCTCCAACTGTCCGACCGTCTCTGGCTGATGGAAGAAAACCATCTCTCCATCGGCACCCCAAGAGAGTTGGCTGCCAATGGATCGCTATCGAGATTCATCAATCGGGATGGCATCAGATTTAATGAGCAGAAGATGAGGATAGAGTTTGAAACTTTCCACAACTCTTTCCCAAATCCACCTGCACACCCACATTAA
- a CDS encoding RidA family protein — translation MNAIHTDNAPAAIGPYSQAIEVNGFVFASGQIPIDPATGNFVEGGIKEQTRQSLTNAQNILKAAGTDLSHVVKTTVYLNSMDDFAAMNEVYAEFFSQPYPARSAVAVEKLPKGALVEVEVLAAK, via the coding sequence ATGAACGCAATTCACACAGACAATGCGCCTGCAGCTATCGGACCATATAGCCAGGCTATCGAAGTAAACGGTTTCGTATTTGCATCAGGTCAGATTCCTATCGACCCAGCAACAGGTAATTTCGTTGAGGGTGGCATCAAGGAGCAGACTCGCCAGAGCCTCACCAACGCCCAGAACATCCTGAAGGCAGCAGGTACCGACCTTTCTCACGTGGTTAAGACCACAGTTTATCTGAACAGCATGGACGATTTCGCAGCCATGAACGAGGTTTATGCTGAGTTCTTCAGCCAGCCATATCCAGCCCGTTCTGCCGTAGCCGTAGAGAAGTTGCCAAAGGGCGCTCTCGTAGAGGTAGAGGTTTTGGCTGCCAAGTAA
- the ilvA gene encoding threonine ammonia-lyase, translated as MLQLDNFYKARFVLSKVIRKTELVHTPRINPESDVYLKPECLQKTGSFKIRGAYYKISQLSKEEKEKGVIACSAGNHAQGVALGATAMGVKSLICLPEGAPISKVEATKRLGAEVCLVPGVYDDAYQKALELKDEFGYTFVHPFDDENVIAGQGTIGLEILDQLPDVEAVVVPVGGGGLISGVAFAIKSLNPNVKVYGVQAEGAASMVQSLHDHKQEKLPSVATVADGIAVKEPGKLTFETCSNYVDEIVTVSEDEICAAILKLLESEKMVAEGAGAASVAAVMYNKVPVKGKKTICVVSGGNIDVTILNRVINRGLSKSGRLCTIEMELDDKPGELVEVASVIASLGGNITGVHHDRSANRNKVNACVLRLTMETRDSAHVKEIKSGLEQKGFHLWIV; from the coding sequence ATGTTACAACTTGACAATTTCTACAAGGCTCGCTTCGTGCTGAGCAAGGTGATTAGAAAAACTGAGCTGGTTCACACACCAAGAATCAACCCAGAGAGTGATGTTTATCTGAAACCGGAATGTCTACAGAAGACAGGTTCGTTCAAGATTCGTGGTGCGTATTATAAGATTTCTCAACTTTCTAAAGAGGAGAAAGAAAAGGGAGTGATTGCTTGTTCGGCAGGCAACCATGCACAGGGTGTGGCGCTCGGAGCCACTGCCATGGGGGTAAAGAGCCTCATCTGCTTGCCTGAAGGTGCACCTATCTCGAAGGTAGAAGCTACCAAGCGACTGGGTGCCGAAGTCTGTCTGGTTCCAGGTGTCTACGATGACGCTTACCAGAAAGCTTTGGAGTTGAAGGATGAATTTGGTTATACCTTCGTGCATCCTTTTGATGATGAGAACGTGATTGCCGGTCAGGGAACCATCGGACTGGAGATTCTCGACCAGTTGCCTGATGTAGAAGCGGTCGTTGTACCAGTAGGTGGTGGCGGTTTGATTTCAGGAGTAGCCTTCGCCATCAAGTCATTGAACCCGAACGTAAAGGTTTATGGTGTTCAGGCTGAGGGAGCAGCCAGCATGGTTCAGAGTCTCCACGACCACAAGCAGGAGAAGCTGCCTTCTGTGGCAACCGTTGCCGATGGCATCGCCGTGAAGGAACCTGGAAAACTCACCTTCGAGACCTGCTCCAACTACGTGGATGAAATCGTGACCGTGAGCGAGGACGAGATTTGCGCTGCCATCCTGAAACTTCTTGAAAGCGAGAAGATGGTGGCAGAAGGTGCCGGGGCGGCAAGTGTAGCAGCCGTAATGTACAACAAGGTGCCGGTGAAGGGCAAGAAAACCATCTGCGTGGTTAGTGGCGGTAACATCGATGTTACCATCCTGAACCGTGTCATCAACCGCGGTCTCTCGAAGAGCGGACGCCTCTGCACCATAGAGATGGAGCTTGACGACAAACCGGGCGAGCTGGTAGAGGTAGCCTCCGTCATCGCAAGCCTGGGCGGCAACATCACGGGAGTTCATCACGACCGTTCTGCCAATCGCAACAAGGTGAATGCCTGCGTGCTCCGACTCACGATGGAGACCCGCGACTCAGCCCATGTCAAGGAAATCAAGAGTGGCCTGGAACAGAAAGGTTTCCATCTCTGGATTGTATAA